From one Mycolicibacterium sp. HK-90 genomic stretch:
- a CDS encoding cellulase family glycosylhydrolase: MGASKHIGRVGGLAVALGVGAALFGGQGTACADTGTNASDNARSSSSGSGRNGSAGPASPRPQGDSTAGKHRYRHAPTTSKRADAKQDSTDDADSISGIGSPKGNPSSSSSPARDTNTNSRRTPKDSTPGKQRHRYAPTPSTRADATQDSTDNVDSIPRRGSTKDNPSSSFSSTRDKDANQGETTEVATAAINEQEISDAAAAATALPSTPGTGETTKLVTDPRKPVTDSWRSSTPTSPEDLATSWVLLAATRRELSRTGISRPAAKPITLDATPTSTGIPAAAAIPNPTRTVFVSPPDIPLQFNEFVYKPVYSAVSNWFETAEGQAFAGFVNTVTWSYAIGDGSAGTSASNADGTNGGWLFGDGGDGWNSTVAGVDGGDGGSAGLFGNGGVGGTGGAGAAGGTGGAGGSLMGLGGAGGDGGAAGGTAAGGAGGTGGAAPGLLFGIGGAGGDGNDGGVGGVGGDGGNATGLLGSGGRGGNGGDGSLTGRLPALGGAGGTIAPWSFGNHGEVGRFGNQAGVNLVPGDPTISTTGTWFTDKDGRVVILRGMNVVDITGPIRPPAEEGFSEDDAAFLAANGFNVVRLGVDWERLQPEPGVYDEEYLNELDETVAMLADHGIVTVLDLHQNVPPTYVTGELPPSNIGFPLDIFFDSAKNAALDKFWANDPGPTGAGQLNEYAAMVQFLAYHYSGDPNVVGIEIMNEPRPGNQFLPSILGSSYHEAQQLTPFYNQVAAAIRSVNPDATIFFEPSVAATAMVPVRLGTVHDSNAALSFHDYAFVNLGGLVLPFVNVIANTATDYAKAHNIPAIMTEFGSSSNPSSLNQTMDPADQHMLSWTEWSYANTTYLGVDGTVEWLVDDPSKPLEGDNVNWDNLKILTRPYAQTVAGTPQSMSYSEDDGTFRFSYTTDRVDGQGHFAPGSETIISVPDVHYPNGYTVTVEGGTVLSTDNGKIIIASGDADTVTVTVTPKMSV, encoded by the coding sequence ATGGGCGCGTCGAAGCATATCGGGCGGGTTGGCGGGCTGGCCGTGGCGCTGGGTGTGGGCGCTGCGCTCTTTGGCGGACAGGGAACCGCTTGTGCGGACACCGGGACCAACGCGTCGGACAACGCGCGATCGTCATCGTCCGGAAGTGGGCGCAACGGTTCAGCGGGGCCTGCTTCTCCACGCCCGCAGGGTGATTCGACGGCCGGCAAACACCGATATCGTCACGCGCCGACAACATCCAAGCGTGCCGATGCCAAGCAGGACTCAACGGATGACGCCGACTCGATCTCCGGAATCGGCTCCCCAAAGGGCAACCCGTCAAGCTCGTCGTCACCAGCTCGCGATACGAACACCAATTCTCGTCGGACACCGAAAGATTCGACACCCGGCAAACAACGGCACCGCTACGCGCCGACACCGTCCACTCGTGCCGATGCCACGCAGGACTCAACGGATAACGTCGACTCGATCCCCAGACGCGGCTCCACAAAGGACAACCCGTCAAGCTCGTTCTCATCGACTCGCGACAAGGACGCGAATCAGGGTGAAACGACGGAGGTCGCTACCGCTGCGATCAACGAGCAGGAGATAAGCGACGCTGCAGCGGCCGCAACGGCCCTACCTTCCACACCGGGAACAGGCGAAACCACCAAGCTGGTAACGGATCCGCGCAAACCAGTGACAGATTCATGGAGGTCCAGTACCCCCACCTCACCGGAGGACTTAGCAACCTCATGGGTACTGCTCGCAGCGACGCGGCGAGAACTGTCCCGCACCGGCATCAGCCGACCTGCGGCCAAGCCGATCACGTTGGATGCGACGCCCACGTCCACCGGTATCCCCGCTGCGGCTGCCATCCCCAATCCCACGCGTACTGTGTTCGTATCCCCACCTGACATCCCCCTGCAGTTCAACGAGTTCGTGTACAAGCCGGTCTACTCCGCTGTATCCAACTGGTTCGAAACTGCAGAAGGCCAGGCGTTTGCGGGATTCGTGAACACCGTCACCTGGTCGTATGCAATTGGTGATGGTTCGGCGGGGACCAGCGCCTCGAACGCGGACGGCACCAATGGAGGGTGGCTGTTCGGCGATGGTGGGGATGGCTGGAACAGCACTGTGGCCGGCGTCGACGGTGGCGATGGTGGTTCCGCCGGCCTGTTCGGCAACGGCGGTGTTGGCGGTACCGGCGGAGCCGGGGCCGCAGGTGGTACCGGCGGAGCCGGAGGATCACTCATGGGTCTTGGCGGCGCAGGGGGCGACGGCGGCGCCGCCGGCGGCACCGCTGCTGGTGGCGCCGGCGGCACTGGTGGCGCCGCACCGGGATTGTTGTTCGGTATCGGTGGAGCCGGTGGTGACGGCAACGACGGTGGGGTGGGCGGTGTCGGCGGCGACGGCGGCAACGCCACGGGATTGCTGGGCAGCGGCGGACGTGGTGGCAATGGCGGCGACGGTAGCCTGACCGGGCGGTTGCCCGCCTTGGGTGGTGCCGGCGGCACCATTGCCCCATGGAGCTTTGGCAATCACGGTGAAGTCGGCCGCTTCGGCAATCAGGCTGGAGTGAACCTGGTTCCGGGCGATCCGACGATCAGCACCACCGGCACATGGTTCACAGACAAGGACGGCAGAGTCGTCATCTTGCGTGGGATGAACGTCGTCGACATCACCGGCCCGATCCGTCCACCGGCTGAAGAGGGCTTCAGCGAAGATGACGCCGCGTTCCTGGCCGCCAACGGATTCAACGTCGTGCGGCTGGGAGTCGACTGGGAGCGGCTGCAGCCCGAACCCGGGGTCTACGACGAAGAATATCTGAACGAGCTGGACGAAACCGTGGCGATGCTGGCCGATCACGGCATCGTTACCGTGTTGGATCTGCACCAGAATGTGCCGCCTACGTACGTCACCGGCGAACTACCTCCGTCGAACATCGGATTCCCGCTCGACATCTTCTTCGATTCAGCGAAAAACGCGGCACTCGATAAATTCTGGGCGAATGACCCAGGCCCGACCGGTGCCGGACAGCTCAATGAGTATGCCGCGATGGTCCAGTTCCTCGCCTATCACTACAGCGGCGACCCCAACGTCGTTGGCATCGAGATCATGAACGAACCCCGGCCTGGCAATCAGTTCCTGCCGTCGATACTCGGCAGCTCATATCACGAAGCCCAGCAGCTGACCCCGTTCTACAACCAGGTGGCGGCTGCGATCCGCAGCGTCAATCCAGACGCGACGATCTTCTTCGAGCCCAGCGTGGCGGCCACCGCCATGGTGCCCGTGAGGCTGGGCACCGTCCACGACTCCAACGCCGCACTGTCGTTCCACGATTACGCGTTCGTGAACCTGGGTGGCCTGGTACTGCCCTTTGTCAACGTCATCGCCAACACGGCCACCGACTACGCCAAGGCACACAACATTCCCGCCATCATGACCGAATTCGGCTCCTCCAGTAACCCGTCGTCGCTGAATCAGACGATGGACCCGGCCGATCAACACATGCTCAGCTGGACCGAATGGTCCTACGCCAACACCACCTATCTCGGTGTCGACGGCACCGTCGAATGGCTGGTCGACGATCCCAGCAAGCCCCTCGAAGGCGACAACGTCAACTGGGACAACCTGAAAATCCTGACCAGACCCTACGCCCAAACCGTCGCCGGCACACCACAATCGATGTCCTACAGCGAGGACGACGGTACGTTCAGATTCAGCTACACCACTGACCGCGTAGACGGCCAAGGCCACTTCGCACCTGGTTCAGAAACCATCATCTCCGTCCCCGATGTGCACTACCCCAACGGCTACACCGTCACCGTCGAAGGCGGAACAGTCCTTTCCACCGACAACGGCAAGATCATCATCGCCTCCGGCGATGCCGACACCGTCACAGTAACCGTCACTCCGAAGATGAGCGTGTAG
- a CDS encoding nuclear transport factor 2 family protein: MDSVALRVLCDERDIERALNLFARAMDDRDWATMAAILADDAEGDFGTGRLVGVAAIVDMIRGFLDSCGPTQHLLGNIIIDVVDDTATSKAYIRDVHLDSAGDPSTRFYTLGDYHDTWRRDSDGRWRITERIKANRAYVGTLEIFGN, encoded by the coding sequence ATGGATTCAGTCGCCCTGAGGGTGCTGTGCGACGAGCGCGACATCGAACGGGCGCTGAATCTTTTTGCCCGCGCCATGGACGATCGGGACTGGGCGACGATGGCCGCGATCCTGGCCGATGACGCCGAAGGAGATTTCGGCACCGGACGCCTCGTGGGCGTTGCCGCGATCGTCGACATGATTCGCGGATTCCTCGACAGTTGTGGCCCCACCCAACATCTGTTGGGAAACATCATCATCGATGTCGTCGACGATACCGCCACGAGCAAGGCCTACATCCGCGACGTTCACCTGGATTCGGCCGGCGACCCGTCGACCCGCTTCTACACGCTGGGCGACTACCACGACACCTGGCGGCGGGACAGCGATGGTCGATGGCGTATCACCGAAAGAATCAAGGCCAACCGGGCTTACGTCGGGACGCTGGAAATCTTTGGCAACTAA